The region AATAGCCCTCAATAAAAGCCTGCAAAGTAAAACTTTTCTGCAGGCTTTTCTATTTTCATTTATCAACAGATCATACTTCACAATTTTTACATAGTTTATAAAACATTCATCCTTAATCCTTTAGGATAAAAGTTTTTTAATGTTCCATTCACTAACTTTGCAGGTCCTACAATTGTGTCGTCCACGCAGACTGCTACCCAGCCATTTTTTGCTTGATTTGTTTCCAAGTCTATCGTGTCGCCATGCACATATTGCTTCCATTCGTCCGCAGAAATTTGAACGATATTTTTAATATCATCCTTTTTTAGAGCAAGCACCAAACTTAAACTAGGCTCAAATCGATTCTTTTTAAAAGCTCCTAACTCCCAACCTGGTTTAATATATCTTAATTTTGATAAATCTATTTCTTCATTCCTGCTATATAAAATATTTCCAACTGCAAATACGTTCTTGATCTCAATATGGTCAGAAAGAAAAGACTGCTTAAAATCATTCCATAGTCTTTGCTGTTCTTTTTCTAGTCTAGTTTGGCTCTTTCTTCGTTTCTTCGCTTTCTCACTTATGACTTGGGCGTCTAGACTTAGTTTTGCCATAAAGTGGCCTTCACCCCTAAAGTGCTGCGGAAAAAGTCGTATAGCCTTTTTCAATTCTTGATTACCATTGGCCCATTCTGGTCGGCCACTGTCCATTCCGGATCCCTTAGGAAGTTCAACCATTGCAAGATCTGGATAATTATCTAGTAGCCAAGCAATAATTTGTTCGTCTTCTTCTGGTGCAAAGGTGCAGGTAGAGTATACAATCTGCCCTCCGGGAGCTAACATCTTCATAGCACTTTTGAGAATCTCTTTTTGTCGTCTTGCACATTCTAACGAATAATCCCTGTGCCAATACTGAACTGCCCCAGGATCTTTTCTAAACATTCCCTCACCTGAACATGGAGCATCAACAACAATAATGTCAAAATATTCCCCAAAAACATGTTCCAAACGATCTGGAGATTCATTTAGAATTACCGTATTTTGAGTTCCAAATCTTTCTAAATTTTCAGCTAGTATCTTAGCACGCCCACGATTAATTTCGTTTGAAACGAGGATTCCCTCTTGATTCATAAAACTTGCTAAATATGTTGATTTCCCACCGGGTGCAGCACACAAATCTAAAACTTTTTGTCCTGGCTTTGGATGTGTAATCTCTCCAACCAGCATGGCACTAGGTTCCTGACTATAAATACCTCCACTTTGATGATCAATTGTTTTCCCGTTAACTTTTCCATAATATCCCCAATCCGAATATGAGATGGGTTCACGTAGATCTGTATCATGTAGTAAGACGTCTCCTTTTAAAGGATTAATCCTAAAACCTTTTTCAACTGGTTGAGAAAAACTGTTTAAAAATTCAGTAGCATCGCTTCCAAGCAGTTTTTGATATTTTTTGATAAAATCGTCTGGTAAATTCATAAATTTCTTCCTTAATGTAGTAGTATCTATATATTAGCTTAAAAACATCTAAAAATGAATGGAGCACCCTTATGGAAAAACAACTCATCACTTTAGACCTTGATGGAACAACTCTAAATCAAGCTTCGTCACTTTCGAATACAACAATTAAAACATTACAGGCCGCTTCTAATGCAGGTCACATTGTCTCAATAATAACTGGTCGTCCCTATCGAATGGCAGTAGATATTTATGATCAACTTCAACTAAAAACTCCCATGGCCAATTTTAACGGAGCACTTACTCATATTCCCCACCAAAGTTGGGCAGGTGAATATCGTCGTTCGATCAATAAATCAATTGTGCTCGATCTACTAAAAAATAAGGATAAATATCACATTGAATTACTTGCAGTCGAAGATAAAGATTCCTATCTAGCAGACCATGGCTCCCCTGCATCGTTTGACTTTTTTCCACATACAATCGCTAAGAATCAAATTCTAACACCCGAGTCCCTAAGAAAAAATCCAACTTCGATTACGATCCTTGTTGAACCCAGATATGAAAACCAGGTTAAAAATCAGCTTTTACATCATTACGGTGATTTTATTGAGATTGGTGTTTGGGGTGGACCAAACAGTGTCTTAGAAATCGTTTCGAAGGGAATTCAAAAAGCTAAAGCCGTTAGCTATATCGCGAATTATTATGGAATTGATCGCAGCAATATCATCGCATTTGGAGATGAACATAACGATGCTGAAATGCTCGACTTTGTTGGACGTGGTGTCGCAATGAAGAATGCCACACCTCAAATTAAAGGTATTGCCAACGATATAACCGAATTTGATAATGATCATGATGGTGTTGCACGCTATCTTACACAGTATTTAAAATTGGCTCAATAATTACACTTAAAAACAACCGATAATTCCTTGGTAAAATGAATTAACTTTCAAAATAAGATTATTGATTAATCTTTGAACGTCGATTCTAACCTAGGTAATTCCGGTTGTTTTAATTTAAATTAATAATCAATTCAAATTACTTTTCGTCGCTTTTTAAAATTCCGGCAACTGAGTAGTTATTTTTCTTCATCTCGTTTAAAACAACATGAACATGCTCTGCAGGAGCACCAGTATTTTTAACAATGGCAGTAGTTACGTCTTTGACTAACCCACGTAATTGTTCTTCACTCCTACCTTCAATTAGATCAATATGGACCAATGGCATAGTATTCCTCCTCATTAAAATGTTGATTAATATATGATAGCATGCTTTTACCGTCTAATCCAAGCTCTGTTATAACCGTTAGCAAAACCGTATAATATAAATATAAAAAGGAGTGTTTAAAATATGGATAATAAATATTCTGCCTGCACAAGTTTTTTAGCAGGGAATCGAGCAACCGCAGATGGTTCTACAATTATCGCTAGGAATGAAGATTCGAAACCATCATGGCCAAAACATTTTAAAGTTCAAAGTCACGAAAGTATTGAAGATAATCATTTTAAATCTAACGAAAATAACTTTGAAATGAATTTATCATCAATCAGAGCCAAGTACACTTCTACACCTGAATGGACCGATGAATTTGGGCTATTTGAAGAAGATGGAATTAATGAATATGGGGTTGCAATGAGTGCAACCGAAAGCGCCTATACTAATCCAAGAGTACTTAGCTTCGATCCTCTTGAAACTGATTCAGGCATTGGAGAAGAGGCTATGATTACCGTCGTTTTGCCATACGTTAAAACTGCACGCGATGCGGTTATCTATCTTGGAAAGATCATCGAACAACATGGTACCTCCGAAACAAACGGAATTCTCTTTTCTGATAAAGATGAGGTTTGGTATATGGAAACCGCTGGCGGGCACCAATGGGTAGCGCAAAGAATTCCTGACGATTCATATGCGATAGTCTCAAATCAGCTTTCGATTCAAGAGATAGATTTTAATGATTCAAACTCGTTTTTATTCAAGGACGACATTAAAGAATTCGTGGAAAATAATCATCTAAATCCCGATCCCAAAAGTTTTAATTTCCGTAATATTTTTGGACTTAATGATCTATCTGATGAATATTACAATACTCCTCGAGTATGGGAGGGACAACGGATTCTTAATCCGGAAATCGAACAAAGTCCAGTAAGTCACGATATGCCCTTTATTCGAAAAGCCAGTAAATTAATTCAATTGGAGGATATAAAACAAATTTTAGGATCACACTACGAAGGAACACCATTTGACCCTGCTGGCAGCGGCTCTGATGAAGAAAAGCATCGTTTTAGGCCAATTAGTCTACCGGCAACTCAAGAGTCGCATATCCTTCAAATTAGGCCTGATTTGCCAATTGATTTAGGTGGAATTCATTGGTTATGCATGGGTGTCGCTGCTGAAAGTATCTACGTTCCATTTTTCGCTGGTATTTCAGAAACTCCAGCTGCATATCACAATGGAAAACAAAACTATTCGTCTGACTCAGCCTATTGGACATTCAAATTATCCAGCGTACTTGTTGGAGCTCACTATTCAAACTTTATTAAACAATTAAATGATATGCGGACAAGTACCAATGTCATAATTAATTCTCGATTACACTCCTTGCAAGTTGATATTTTAAATTCCCAAGATGAGGAACGACAATATAAACTTAACCAAGCGGCTAAAGAAATAAGCGACATTGCCATTGATGCTTTTAAAGAATTTAATTCTAAAATAATTAGTGCATCAACTGCGTTGTCTCCTTTATACTTTGAACATAACTCAAATTTATAATATAAATTAAACGGTAAAATACTAAGATCATATCGCTTATTACCCTCGAATTATTTTCTTTAGTAACTGATTTTATCCAAAAAACCTA is a window of Pediococcus claussenii ATCC BAA-344 DNA encoding:
- a CDS encoding C69 family dipeptidase, with product MDNKYSACTSFLAGNRATADGSTIIARNEDSKPSWPKHFKVQSHESIEDNHFKSNENNFEMNLSSIRAKYTSTPEWTDEFGLFEEDGINEYGVAMSATESAYTNPRVLSFDPLETDSGIGEEAMITVVLPYVKTARDAVIYLGKIIEQHGTSETNGILFSDKDEVWYMETAGGHQWVAQRIPDDSYAIVSNQLSIQEIDFNDSNSFLFKDDIKEFVENNHLNPDPKSFNFRNIFGLNDLSDEYYNTPRVWEGQRILNPEIEQSPVSHDMPFIRKASKLIQLEDIKQILGSHYEGTPFDPAGSGSDEEKHRFRPISLPATQESHILQIRPDLPIDLGGIHWLCMGVAAESIYVPFFAGISETPAAYHNGKQNYSSDSAYWTFKLSSVLVGAHYSNFIKQLNDMRTSTNVIINSRLHSLQVDILNSQDEERQYKLNQAAKEISDIAIDAFKEFNSKIISASTALSPLYFEHNSNL
- a CDS encoding Cof-type HAD-IIB family hydrolase; the protein is MEKQLITLDLDGTTLNQASSLSNTTIKTLQAASNAGHIVSIITGRPYRMAVDIYDQLQLKTPMANFNGALTHIPHQSWAGEYRRSINKSIVLDLLKNKDKYHIELLAVEDKDSYLADHGSPASFDFFPHTIAKNQILTPESLRKNPTSITILVEPRYENQVKNQLLHHYGDFIEIGVWGGPNSVLEIVSKGIQKAKAVSYIANYYGIDRSNIIAFGDEHNDAEMLDFVGRGVAMKNATPQIKGIANDITEFDNDHDGVARYLTQYLKLAQ
- a CDS encoding 2-hydroxymuconate tautomerase, whose protein sequence is MPLVHIDLIEGRSEEQLRGLVKDVTTAIVKNTGAPAEHVHVVLNEMKKNNYSVAGILKSDEK
- a CDS encoding RsmB/NOP family class I SAM-dependent RNA methyltransferase — translated: MNLPDDFIKKYQKLLGSDATEFLNSFSQPVEKGFRINPLKGDVLLHDTDLREPISYSDWGYYGKVNGKTIDHQSGGIYSQEPSAMLVGEITHPKPGQKVLDLCAAPGGKSTYLASFMNQEGILVSNEINRGRAKILAENLERFGTQNTVILNESPDRLEHVFGEYFDIIVVDAPCSGEGMFRKDPGAVQYWHRDYSLECARRQKEILKSAMKMLAPGGQIVYSTCTFAPEEDEQIIAWLLDNYPDLAMVELPKGSGMDSGRPEWANGNQELKKAIRLFPQHFRGEGHFMAKLSLDAQVISEKAKKRRKSQTRLEKEQQRLWNDFKQSFLSDHIEIKNVFAVGNILYSRNEEIDLSKLRYIKPGWELGAFKKNRFEPSLSLVLALKKDDIKNIVQISADEWKQYVHGDTIDLETNQAKNGWVAVCVDDTIVGPAKLVNGTLKNFYPKGLRMNVL